One window of Candidatus Eremiobacteraceae bacterium genomic DNA carries:
- a CDS encoding DUF2252 domain-containing protein, whose protein sequence is MAKRKARGVLERYADVPTAAQRYEAGKALRVKAPRSAHAVWETTSRRDPIALFIEFNKTRLPELVPIRYGRMASSPFAFFRGSAVLMAHDLSSTPVSGIKAQICGDAHLANFGLFATPERNVIFDVNDFDETLRGPWEWDLKRLAASCFMAARGNGLRRRQSREIAQFAALHYRTQMISLAKLGYLDVWYSRLDVRTALAIVPRSYANAAKHEQRASIQRTTHHGFPSFVVRKGGTFRIQDEAPLVTHLSDPERARRLVQDVIRYRDTLESDRQLLLSRYHIVDFATKVVGVGSVGTRCYVALLMGRDKNDPLLLQIKEAQASVLERYVGRSRYANHGERVVHGQRLMQAASDMFLGWARGLHYDYYVRQMRDMKYSAAVQTMNRRDLAEYAALCGRTLARAHARSGDPSMIAGYLGNGDALDRALGEFAESYAAQNEQDYDALLEAIRTKRIKASHNL, encoded by the coding sequence ATGGCTAAGAGGAAGGCGCGCGGCGTGCTGGAGCGCTATGCGGACGTGCCGACTGCGGCGCAACGCTACGAAGCGGGCAAAGCGTTGCGCGTCAAAGCCCCCCGCTCCGCCCACGCTGTCTGGGAGACGACGAGCAGACGCGACCCGATCGCGCTGTTCATCGAATTCAACAAGACGCGGCTGCCGGAACTCGTGCCCATCCGCTACGGGCGCATGGCGAGTTCGCCCTTCGCCTTTTTCCGCGGCTCGGCGGTCCTCATGGCGCACGATCTGAGCTCGACGCCGGTGTCAGGTATCAAGGCGCAGATCTGCGGCGATGCTCATCTCGCCAACTTCGGGCTGTTCGCCACCCCCGAGCGCAATGTGATCTTCGACGTGAACGACTTCGACGAGACGCTGCGCGGGCCGTGGGAATGGGATCTCAAGCGCCTGGCGGCGAGCTGCTTCATGGCCGCGCGCGGCAACGGGTTGCGCCGGCGCCAAAGCCGCGAAATCGCGCAGTTCGCGGCGCTTCATTACCGCACGCAGATGATCAGCCTGGCCAAGCTCGGCTATCTCGATGTGTGGTACTCGCGTCTGGACGTGCGCACAGCGCTGGCGATCGTGCCGCGCAGTTACGCGAACGCGGCCAAACACGAACAGCGGGCGTCGATCCAGCGCACGACGCATCACGGCTTCCCCAGCTTCGTGGTGCGCAAGGGCGGCACGTTCCGGATCCAAGACGAGGCGCCGCTTGTCACGCACCTGAGCGACCCCGAGCGCGCGCGAAGGCTCGTGCAAGATGTCATCCGCTATCGCGACACGTTGGAGAGCGACCGCCAGTTGCTGCTCAGCCGCTACCACATCGTCGATTTCGCGACCAAGGTGGTCGGCGTCGGCAGCGTGGGGACGCGCTGCTACGTCGCGCTGCTCATGGGGCGGGATAAGAACGATCCGCTGCTGCTTCAGATAAAGGAAGCGCAGGCCTCGGTGCTCGAGCGCTACGTGGGCAGGAGCCGGTATGCCAACCACGGCGAGCGCGTCGTGCACGGGCAGCGCCTCATGCAGGCCGCCAGCGACATGTTCTTGGGCTGGGCGCGCGGGCTGCACTACGACTATTACGTGCGCCAGATGCGCGACATGAAATACTCCGCCGCCGTGCAGACCATGAACCGGCGCGATCTGGCCGAGTATGCGGCGCTGTGCGGGCGCACGCTGGCGCGCGCGCATGCGCGCTCGGGCGATCCCTCCATGATCGCCGGCTATCTGGGCAACGGCGACGCGCTCGACCGGGCGTTAGGCGAGTTCGCGGAGTCGTACGCGGCGCAAAACGAGCAGGATTACGACGCGCTGCTCGAAGCGATCCGCACCAAGCGGATCAAAGCGAGCCACAACCTGTAA
- a CDS encoding adenine phosphoribosyltransferase — protein MNVSDLKAKIRSIPDFPIPGILFRDITPVLQDPQALRAAIDIMAAPYQTQKIDAVVGIEARGYILGTPIAYKLGAGFVPVRKPGKLPFEKISVDYALEYGTNTLEMHNDAIARGHRVLVVDDLLATGGTAAAVREMVDRLGGTIVGFAFLIELAALNGRAKLPGVDVKTFIQY, from the coding sequence ATGAACGTATCTGACCTCAAGGCCAAGATCCGCTCCATCCCCGATTTCCCAATACCAGGCATCTTGTTCCGCGATATCACGCCCGTGCTGCAAGACCCGCAGGCGCTGCGTGCCGCCATCGACATCATGGCGGCGCCGTATCAGACGCAGAAGATCGACGCCGTCGTCGGCATCGAAGCGCGCGGTTACATCCTGGGCACGCCGATCGCGTACAAACTCGGTGCCGGGTTCGTGCCGGTGCGCAAGCCCGGCAAGCTGCCCTTTGAGAAGATCAGCGTCGACTACGCGCTCGAATACGGCACGAATACGCTTGAGATGCACAACGACGCCATCGCGCGCGGCCATCGCGTGCTCGTCGTGGACGACTTGCTCGCGACCGGCGGCACCGCCGCCGCGGTGCGCGAGATGGTCGACCGGCTCGGCGGCACGATCGTCGGCTTCGCGTTTCTGATCGAGCTTGCGGCGCTCAACGGTCGAGCTAAGCTCCCGGGTGTCGACGTGAAGACATTCATCCAATACTAG
- a CDS encoding GNAT family N-acetyltransferase, producing the protein MLRTKRLIVRSPRREDAAAIAAFYKNDEPHMREFTPLTVAMMSDTFWAGWIEQMRDEFDTGHSCKTFLYELDDRTVIGSANLSSIIRGVFQACYLGYNIAGTHEGRGLMREALQALIGYAFGDLNLHRIMANYMPRNLRSGGLLKRLGFTIEGTAARYLRINGVWEDHVMTALVNEAWRDLA; encoded by the coding sequence GTGCTTCGGACGAAGCGGCTCATCGTGCGCTCGCCGCGGCGCGAGGATGCAGCGGCGATCGCGGCGTTCTACAAGAACGACGAGCCGCACATGCGCGAATTCACTCCGTTGACGGTCGCCATGATGAGCGACACGTTCTGGGCGGGCTGGATCGAGCAGATGCGCGATGAGTTCGACACCGGCCACTCGTGCAAGACGTTCCTGTACGAGCTCGACGACCGCACCGTCATCGGCTCGGCGAACTTGAGCAGCATCATCCGCGGCGTTTTCCAAGCATGCTATCTAGGCTACAACATCGCGGGAACGCACGAGGGCCGCGGGCTCATGCGCGAGGCGCTGCAGGCGCTCATCGGCTACGCTTTCGGGGACCTCAACCTGCACCGCATCATGGCCAATTACATGCCCCGCAACCTGCGCAGCGGCGGGCTGCTCAAGCGCCTGGGGTTCACGATCGAGGGGACGGCGGCGCGCTATCTGCGCATCAACGGGGTGTGGGAAGACCACGTCATGACCGCCCTCGTCAACGAGGCGTGGCGGGACCTGGCGTAG
- a CDS encoding bifunctional (p)ppGpp synthetase/guanosine-3',5'-bis(diphosphate) 3'-pyrophosphohydrolase, with protein MATTIAELTKQVKKYYPSLDEEWLEGVYEFAEQAHGGQTRASGDSFISHPLAVATILADLEMDPACIAASLLHDVVEDTTVPLEEIERRFGAEIATLVDALTKLTKIPYQTKEDVKVENLRKMFLAMAKDIRVIIIKLADRLHNLRTLQSLPPAKQKNIAEETLEIYAPLAHRLGIYKIKWDLEDLSLEYLDPAAYKEIGDRVAKRRADRERSVENVIADVQTRFAAAGIKADISGRPKHFYSIYQKLSSGRDFSEIYDLNAIRIIVDSVKDCYGAVGIVHSIWTPLPGRFKDYIAMPKTNGYQSIHTTVIGPGGDPIEIQIRTWEMHRTSEYGIAAHWRYKEGGRGDDFDEKLAWLRSLLEWQEETHDSREFIERLKVDLFANQVFVFTPKGDVMGLPAGATPIDFAYHVHTGVGHHCVGAKVNGKIVPLTYELQTGDIIEALVNKGSPGPSLDWLTICRTSSAKHKIKQWFRKNRREENIVAGREIVEREFARQQLQDVAAPAFFERLAAKMNYASLDDMYAAVGFGDASLGSIVARGREEAKRRNVVPLPLERQAVGVRKPARRQTSGIKVRGMGGVMVRFAKCCRPVPGDAILGFITQGKGVSVHRVECPNAGSLGAQPDRLIDVAWDVSPTDAHIVDIEIEAADRAGLLQDVMSVLSEHKTNATSVTARTKRDGSASISCSLEIRDLNHLSQLLQKLGRVRDVRNAYRVTKREARVGDR; from the coding sequence ATGGCGACAACGATTGCCGAGCTGACGAAGCAGGTCAAGAAGTACTACCCTAGCCTGGACGAGGAGTGGCTGGAGGGCGTCTATGAGTTCGCCGAGCAGGCGCACGGCGGCCAGACCCGGGCCAGCGGCGACAGCTTCATCTCGCATCCGCTAGCGGTCGCCACCATCTTGGCCGACCTCGAGATGGACCCGGCGTGCATCGCGGCCAGCCTGCTGCACGACGTCGTCGAGGACACCACCGTGCCGCTCGAAGAGATCGAGCGGCGTTTTGGCGCTGAGATCGCCACGCTGGTCGATGCGCTGACCAAGCTCACCAAGATCCCGTATCAGACCAAAGAAGACGTCAAAGTCGAGAACCTGCGCAAGATGTTCTTGGCGATGGCCAAAGACATCCGCGTCATCATCATCAAGCTCGCCGATCGCCTCCACAACCTGCGCACGCTGCAAAGCCTGCCGCCCGCCAAGCAGAAGAACATCGCCGAAGAGACGCTTGAGATCTACGCGCCGCTCGCGCATCGTCTGGGGATCTACAAGATCAAGTGGGATCTCGAGGACCTGAGCCTCGAGTACCTCGATCCCGCGGCGTATAAAGAGATCGGCGATCGCGTCGCCAAGCGGCGCGCCGACCGCGAGCGCTCGGTCGAGAACGTGATCGCCGACGTGCAGACCCGCTTTGCCGCGGCGGGCATCAAAGCCGACATCTCCGGGCGCCCGAAACATTTCTATTCGATCTACCAAAAGCTGAGCAGCGGCCGCGACTTCTCGGAGATCTACGATCTCAACGCGATCCGCATCATCGTCGATTCGGTGAAGGACTGCTACGGCGCGGTCGGCATCGTCCACAGCATCTGGACGCCGCTGCCCGGGCGCTTCAAAGACTACATCGCGATGCCGAAGACCAACGGCTATCAGTCCATCCACACCACGGTCATCGGGCCGGGCGGCGATCCGATCGAGATCCAGATCCGAACCTGGGAGATGCACCGAACCAGCGAGTACGGCATCGCCGCGCACTGGAGATATAAGGAGGGCGGACGCGGCGACGACTTCGACGAGAAGCTCGCCTGGCTGCGCTCGCTGCTCGAGTGGCAAGAAGAGACCCACGACAGCCGCGAGTTCATCGAGCGCCTCAAAGTCGATCTGTTCGCCAACCAGGTCTTCGTGTTCACGCCCAAGGGCGACGTCATGGGACTGCCCGCGGGTGCGACGCCCATCGACTTCGCCTATCACGTGCACACCGGCGTCGGCCATCATTGCGTCGGCGCCAAGGTCAACGGCAAGATCGTGCCGCTGACCTACGAGCTGCAGACCGGCGACATCATCGAAGCGCTGGTCAATAAGGGCAGCCCCGGGCCGTCGCTAGATTGGCTGACGATCTGCCGTACGTCGAGCGCCAAGCACAAGATCAAGCAGTGGTTCCGCAAGAACCGGCGCGAGGAGAACATCGTCGCCGGGCGCGAGATCGTCGAGCGCGAGTTCGCACGCCAACAGCTCCAAGACGTCGCCGCCCCGGCGTTCTTCGAGCGGCTCGCCGCGAAGATGAACTACGCGAGCCTGGACGACATGTACGCGGCCGTCGGCTTCGGCGACGCGTCGCTCGGCTCGATCGTCGCGCGCGGACGCGAGGAGGCCAAGCGGCGCAACGTCGTGCCGCTGCCGCTCGAGCGCCAAGCGGTCGGCGTGCGCAAGCCCGCGCGGCGCCAGACCTCAGGCATCAAGGTGCGCGGCATGGGCGGCGTGATGGTGCGTTTCGCCAAATGCTGCCGTCCGGTGCCCGGCGATGCGATCCTCGGTTTCATCACACAGGGCAAGGGTGTCTCGGTCCATCGCGTGGAGTGCCCCAATGCGGGTTCGCTCGGCGCGCAGCCCGATCGGTTGATCGACGTCGCGTGGGACGTGTCACCGACCGACGCTCACATCGTGGACATCGAGATCGAAGCCGCCGACCGCGCCGGCCTGCTCCAAGACGTCATGAGCGTGCTCTCCGAGCACAAGACCAACGCCACCTCGGTCACCGCGCGCACCAAACGCGACGGCAGCGCGAGCATCTCGTGCAGCCTCGAGATCCGCGATCTCAACCATCTGAGCCAATTGCTGCAGAAGCTCGGCCGGGTGCGCGACGTGCGCAACGCGTATCGTGTGACCAAGCGCGAAGCCCGCGTCGGCGACCGCTAA
- the dtd gene encoding D-aminoacyl-tRNA deacylase, with protein sequence MVQRVSSASVEVDGNVVGSIERGFLALVGVGKDDTDDDASAIAAKIAGLRIFNDPAGDMNLALADVGGAVLAVSQFTLHGDARKGRRPSFIDAAAGPAAKPLFDRVVELLRREGLPVQTGVFGAQMRVALVNEGPVTILLDSRKLF encoded by the coding sequence GTGGTCCAGCGTGTGAGCTCCGCATCGGTGGAAGTCGACGGGAACGTCGTCGGCTCGATCGAGCGCGGTTTCCTTGCGCTCGTCGGGGTCGGTAAAGACGATACCGACGATGATGCCTCGGCGATCGCCGCGAAGATCGCGGGCCTGCGCATCTTCAACGATCCGGCGGGTGATATGAACCTCGCGCTGGCCGACGTCGGCGGCGCCGTGCTGGCGGTCTCGCAGTTCACCTTGCACGGCGACGCGCGCAAAGGGCGTCGCCCTTCCTTTATAGATGCCGCCGCCGGGCCGGCCGCGAAGCCGCTGTTCGACCGCGTGGTGGAGCTGCTGCGCCGCGAAGGGCTGCCCGTGCAGACCGGCGTGTTCGGCGCGCAGATGCGCGTCGCGCTGGTCAACGAGGGGCCGGTCACGATCTTGCTCGACTCGAGGAAACTGTTTTGA
- the alr gene encoding alanine racemase, which translates to MKQPRFELDLDSLRHNVRAWLGYLAGRELWAVVKSDAYGLGLERVARTCIEGGAQRLCVVDIEEAVRLREAGITAPIVHVWTTPVDELETAIKNNVAVTIEDPAVAKELSRLAVGLGKIAVAHVAVETGTGWSGIPADRGSAFAGAVRTLSGVRWEGAWTHIASREQMLAQLDQFYSAVDAMRKTGLPVPIDHVAATAPTLWGVGGQAARIGIGLYGAHPGGTIRGLPLRTAISLRATVLYAKQFENATSLGYGGTGIAKPGECIVTLRLGYADGLPRSLAIGGQVRLHNERCSIVGAIGMNFTMIRVPYGVTVRPGDEAVILGDEDGVRIDEVAQRAGTIPHQLVTSLSALSGRRNV; encoded by the coding sequence TTGAAGCAGCCGCGTTTCGAGCTCGACCTCGACTCGTTGCGTCACAACGTGCGCGCGTGGCTCGGCTATCTCGCCGGGCGCGAGCTGTGGGCGGTCGTCAAGTCGGACGCGTACGGGCTGGGTCTTGAGCGCGTCGCGCGCACGTGCATCGAAGGCGGTGCGCAGCGCCTCTGCGTGGTGGACATCGAAGAAGCGGTACGGCTGCGCGAAGCGGGCATCACGGCGCCGATCGTGCACGTCTGGACGACGCCGGTCGACGAGCTGGAGACCGCGATCAAGAACAACGTCGCCGTCACCATCGAAGATCCGGCGGTCGCCAAGGAGCTCTCACGTCTTGCGGTAGGTCTCGGCAAGATAGCGGTGGCACACGTGGCGGTTGAGACGGGCACAGGCTGGAGCGGCATCCCCGCGGACCGCGGCTCGGCGTTCGCCGGTGCAGTGCGCACGCTTTCGGGCGTACGCTGGGAAGGCGCGTGGACACATATCGCCAGCCGCGAACAGATGCTCGCGCAGCTCGATCAGTTCTACAGCGCCGTCGACGCGATGCGGAAAACCGGACTGCCGGTTCCTATCGACCACGTGGCAGCGACCGCGCCGACGTTATGGGGTGTCGGCGGCCAAGCGGCGCGCATCGGCATCGGGCTCTACGGCGCTCATCCGGGAGGGACGATCAGAGGCTTGCCGCTGCGCACCGCGATCTCGCTTCGCGCCACGGTGCTGTACGCCAAGCAGTTCGAGAACGCGACCTCGCTCGGCTACGGCGGCACCGGCATCGCCAAACCCGGCGAATGCATCGTGACATTACGCCTGGGCTACGCCGATGGGCTGCCGCGCTCGCTGGCGATCGGCGGCCAAGTGAGACTGCATAACGAGCGCTGCTCGATCGTCGGCGCGATCGGCATGAACTTCACCATGATCCGCGTTCCCTACGGCGTCACGGTGCGCCCGGGCGACGAGGCGGTGATCCTCGGCGACGAGGACGGCGTGCGCATCGACGAGGTCGCGCAACGCGCCGGCACGATTCCGCACCAGCTTGTTACGTCGCTTTCCGCCTTGTCAGGGCGTCGAAACGTGTGA
- the rpsF gene encoding 30S ribosomal protein S6: protein MSLYEITYILRPGLEDPQVIELSSHFSDVVKNNGGGEIAIEPMGKRRLAYEIKKQREGHYVCMKFDGPSDCAKEAIRQLRLHDDVLRALLIRD, encoded by the coding sequence GTGTCGCTTTACGAGATAACGTACATCCTTCGTCCTGGGCTCGAGGACCCGCAGGTCATCGAGCTGTCGTCGCATTTCTCCGACGTCGTCAAGAACAACGGCGGCGGTGAGATCGCCATCGAGCCGATGGGGAAGAGACGGCTGGCCTACGAGATCAAGAAACAGCGCGAGGGTCACTACGTCTGCATGAAGTTCGACGGACCGTCGGATTGCGCCAAAGAGGCTATCCGGCAGCTGCGCCTGCACGACGACGTGCTTCGCGCCCTCCTCATCCGAGACTGA
- a CDS encoding single-stranded DNA-binding protein: MAGTYNHIVLVGRLVADPELRQTQAGIPVTSFRIAVDRQRGRDGGEKQTDFFGVSIWRQRAERAAEFLQKGRLVLISGRCQIREYTDKENNRRTAVEVVADDFQMLDSRPGGAGGASAERPAPAPAGELPEYKYDAETEEEVPF; this comes from the coding sequence GTGGCCGGTACCTATAATCACATCGTATTGGTCGGGCGGCTCGTCGCCGATCCCGAACTGCGCCAGACGCAAGCGGGGATTCCCGTCACGTCATTCCGCATCGCCGTCGACCGCCAACGCGGTCGCGACGGCGGGGAGAAGCAGACCGATTTCTTCGGCGTGAGCATCTGGCGCCAGCGCGCCGAGCGCGCGGCCGAGTTCTTGCAAAAAGGCCGGCTCGTGCTGATCTCAGGCCGCTGCCAGATCCGCGAGTACACCGACAAAGAGAACAACCGGCGCACCGCCGTCGAGGTGGTGGCCGATGATTTCCAGATGCTCGATTCGCGGCCCGGCGGAGCCGGCGGCGCGAGCGCCGAGCGCCCGGCACCCGCACCGGCGGGCGAACTTCCCGAATACAAATACGACGCAGAGACAGAAGAAGAGGTTCCATTCTAA
- the rpsR gene encoding 30S ribosomal protein S18 yields the protein MKKPKKKNGVDRKPKRKVCSFCVDKITEIDYKDTPKLRKFVSERGKIVPRRISGTCAKHQRAVTSAIKRARVIALLSFAAE from the coding sequence ATGAAGAAGCCGAAGAAGAAGAACGGCGTCGACCGCAAGCCGAAACGTAAAGTATGTTCGTTCTGCGTCGACAAGATCACCGAGATCGACTACAAGGACACGCCCAAGCTGCGCAAGTTCGTCTCCGAACGCGGCAAGATCGTGCCGCGCCGCATCTCAGGCACCTGCGCCAAACATCAGCGCGCGGTGACATCGGCGATCAAGCGGGCGCGCGTGATCGCGCTGCTTTCGTTCGCGGCGGAGTAG
- the rplI gene encoding 50S ribosomal protein L9 gives MKVILKKDVKGLGGAGEIHDVADGYGRNFLLPRGIAVEATRGNLAQAEGQRAAHTKRAAVALAEARELASKLESKAIVVQAKAGESGKLFGAVTNAQVAEAVSSSLGIEVDRHKIELDEPIKAAGDHEVMVKLVPGVSAKLTVRVVAE, from the coding sequence GTGAAAGTCATCCTGAAAAAAGACGTCAAGGGCTTAGGTGGCGCCGGAGAGATCCACGACGTCGCAGACGGCTACGGCCGCAACTTCTTGCTGCCGCGCGGCATCGCGGTCGAAGCGACGCGCGGCAACCTCGCGCAGGCCGAGGGGCAACGCGCGGCGCACACCAAGCGCGCCGCCGTGGCGTTGGCTGAAGCCAGAGAGCTTGCGAGCAAGCTCGAGAGCAAAGCGATCGTCGTCCAGGCAAAGGCCGGTGAGAGCGGCAAGCTGTTCGGCGCCGTCACCAACGCGCAAGTCGCAGAAGCCGTCTCGTCATCGCTCGGGATCGAGGTCGACCGCCACAAGATCGAGCTCGACGAGCCGATCAAGGCCGCCGGCGATCACGAGGTCATGGTCAAGCTCGTGCCGGGGGTCAGCGCGAAGCTCACCGTGCGCGTCGTCGCGGAATAG